In Strigops habroptila isolate Jane chromosome 4, bStrHab1.2.pri, whole genome shotgun sequence, a single genomic region encodes these proteins:
- the ERCC4 gene encoding DNA repair endonuclease XPF, whose translation MAALLEHESQVFLDLFHQDGLVICARGLGIDRLLLRFLRLYCEPASLVLVLNTGPAEEEYFIDQLRSDGVVHLPRRVTNEVTNNTRYEFYTQGGVIFATSRILVVDFLTDRIPANLITGILVYKAHRIIESCQEAFILRLYRQKNKNGFIKAFTDNAVAFNTGFCHVERVMRNLFVKKLYLWPRFHIAVNSFLEKHKPEVVEIHVSMTPAMLAIQTSILDILNACLRELKRYNPVLEVEDLSLENAIGKPFDKTIRHYLDPLWHQLGAKTKSLVQDLKILRTLLLYLTHYDCVTFLNLLESLKASEKAFGENSGWLFLDSSTSMFVNARARVYRIADEKLHQKSKGSEKSGVKKENELKRELVLESNPKWEALREVLKEIENENKNSEDFGGPGQVLICASDDRACAQLREYIIAGAEALLTRLYNKTFGKDEKAEEVWIKDRKAVKSKGNARPDRGPQAKKAKLAASSKQSKPKKQQDRTIIQMIGKTEEEKREEVEVEDNKELSSNQESGIEETIPEDFNVNLPSDCYYGIFKNPLTIIHPLQGCGDPYALTRVLHEVEPRYVVLYDAELTFVRQLEIYKASRPGKPLRVYFLIYGGSTEEQRYLTALRKEKEAFEKLIREKASMVIPEEREGRDETNFDLIRDANPASAVPDTRKAGGQEQKSVQQTIIVDMREFRSELPALIHRRGIDIEPVTLEVGDYILTPDTCVERKSISDLIGSLNNGRLYAQCVSMSRYYKRPVLLIEFDPNKPFSLIPRGSLCQEISSNDITSKLTLLTLHFPKLRILWCPSPHVTAELFEELKQNHPQPDAETAMAVTADSEILPESDKYNPGPQDFLLKMPGINAKNCRALMNHVKSIAELVTLSKDELHKILGNAANATQLFDFIHLTYGEAVSKEKSKR comes from the exons ATGGCGGCGCTGCTGGAGCACGAGAGCCAGGTTTTCCTGGACCTGTTCCACCAGGACGGGCTGGTGATCTGCGCCCGCGGGCTCGGCATCGACCGCCTGCTGCTGCGCTTCCTACGCCTCTACTGCGAGCCTGCCAGCCTCGTGCTGGTGCTCAACACCGGCCCCGCCGAGGAG GAGTATTTTATCGATCAGCTGAGGTCAGATGGAGTTGTTCATCTTCCTCGGCGTGTTACCAATGAAGTTACAAATAATACTCGGTATGAATTTTACACTCAAGGAGGAGTCATATTTGCTACAAGTCGAATCCTTGTGGTAGATTTCCTTACTGACAGAATTCCTGCAAACCTTATTACTG GCATTTTGGTATACAAAGCACACAGAATCATTGAGTCCTGTCAGGAAGCCTTTATCTTGCGTCTTTATCGccagaagaacaaaaatggCTTCATTAAAGCTTTTACAGATAATGCAGTTGCATTTAACACCGGCTTTTGCCACGTGGAAAGAGTGATGAGAAATCTTTTTGTCAAGAAACTTTATCTGTGGCCAAG ATTTCATATAGCAGTGAACTCATTTTTAGAGAAGCATAAACCTGAAGTGGTGGAAATACATGTGTCAATGACCCCTGCTATGCTTGCTATCCAGACTTCAATCCTTGACATTCTGAACGCATGTCTGCGAGAACTCAAACGTTACAATCCAGTTCTTGAAGTAGAAGATTTGTCTTTAGAAAATGCTATTGGTAAACCTTTTGACAAG ACAATACGTCACTATTTAGATCCTCTCTGGCACCAACTTGGAGCTAAGACAAAATCTTTGGTCCAGGATTTGAAGATACTACGTACTTTGCTACTGTATCTAACTCACTATGATTGTGTCACTTTCCTTAATCTTCTGGAGTCActgaaagcaagtgaaaaagCTTTTGGTGAGAATTCAG GTTGGCTGTTTCTTGACTCCAGCACTTCAATGTTTGTAAATGCTCGAGCTAGAGTTTATCGCATTGCAGATGAGAAACTgcatcagaaaagcaaaggctcTGAAAAAAGTGgtgtgaagaaggaaaatg aactgaaaagggAATTGGTTCTAGAAAGTAACCCAAAATGGGAAGCTTTGAGAGAAGTGCTGAAAGAGATTGAAAATGAGAATAAGAACAGTGAAGACTTTGGTGGTCCAG GGCAAGTGCTTATTTGTGCCAGTGATGACCGAGCTTGTGCACAGCTCAGGGAGTATATTATTGCTGGAGCAGAAGCTTTGTTAACAAGACTGTATAACAAAACCTTCGGAAAGGATGAGAAAGCTGAAGAAGTGTGgattaaagacagaaaagctgtCAAGTCCAAAGGAAATGCCAGACCAGACAGAGGGCCTCAAGCCAAAAAAGCCAAACTCGCAGCTTcgtcaaaacaaagcaaacccaagAAGCAGCAAGACCGGACTATAATCCAAATGATAGGGAAaactgaggaggaaaagagagaggaggtAGAGGTGGAAGATAACAAAGAATTAAGCAGTAACCAAGAAAGTGGTATTGAAGAGACCATTCCTGAAGATTTCAATGTGAACTTACCCTCAGATTGTTACTACGGCATTTTCAAGAACCCGCTCACAATCATTCATCCACTGCAGGGCTGCGGTGATCCCTACGCACTCACTCGGGTCCTGCATGAAGTAGAACCAAGATACGTTGTGTTATATGATGCAGAGCTGACTTTTGTTCGGCAGCTGGAAATCTACAAGGCCAGCAGGCCTGGAAAGCCTTTGAG AGTTTATTTCCTCATATATGGGGGCTCAACAGAAGAACAGCGCTACCTCACAGCtctgagaaaagagaaggaggcCTTCGAAAAGCTCATTCG AGAGAAGGCCAGCATGGTTATtcctgaagaaagagaaggaagagatgaaACAAACTTTGACCTAATAAGAGATGCTaatcctgcttctgctgttcctgACACACGCAAAGCAG GTGGCCAGGAACAGAAGAGTGTTCAGCAAACTATAATAGTGGATATGCGGGAATTTCGTAGTGAGCTTCCAGCGCTGATTCATCGTCGTGGTATTGACATTGAGCCTGTTACTTTGGAAGTTGGGGATTATATTTTAACTCCTGATACCTGTGTGGAGCGGAAAAGTATCAGCGACCTGATTGGCTCCTTGAATAACGGCAGGCTGTATGCACAGTGCGTTTCCATGTCCCGTTACTACAAGCGACCGGTTCTCCTGATTGAATTTGATCCTAATAAACCTTTCTCTTTGATTCCACGTGGCTCTCTATGTCAGGAGATTTCCAGTAATGATATTACTTCTAAGCTAACCCTTCTCACACTCCATTTCCCAAAGTTACGTATCCTGTGGTGTCCCTCTCCCCATGTTACTGCTGAGCTGTTTGAAGAGTTAAAACAGAACCATCCTCAGCCTGATGCAGAAACAGCGATGGCTGTCACAGCAGATTCTGAAATTCTTCCTGAGTCAGACAAGTACAACCCTGGTCCTCAGGACTTCCTGTTAAAAATGCCAGGTATTAATGCAAAAAACTGCCGTGCCTTAATGAACCACGTTAAAAGCATTGCAGAGCTGGTGACACTGTCAAAGGACGAACTCCACAAAATCTTGGGTAATGCTGCCAATGCCACACAACTCTTTGACTTTATTCACCTGACCTACGGAGAGGCAGtatctaaagaaaaaagcaaaaggtga